From the genome of Pelobacter propionicus DSM 2379, one region includes:
- a CDS encoding phosphatidylserine decarboxylase, protein MQHQYIERDSGQIVTERLLADDMIRLLYHGVRENSGRLFDLLISSRASQILGMIQFDRPVLSPRTLAARYGIDTDELLEPAEKLNTLRKLFERRIRYEACRPMPDERGAVVSPADARIVIGSLRETSLIFLKDKFFGYEELLGRQKTDWVGGFENGDFAVFRLTPDKYHYNHAPVAGRVLDFYTIDGDYHSCNPSAVVCMATPFSKNRRVVTIIDTDVPNGTSTGLVAMVEVVALMIGDIVQAYSSRGYESPHSMEIGMFVEKGQPKSLYRPGSSTDILLFQPGRIRFCEDLLSNMRRSGVSSRFSRGFGAPLVETDIRVRSLIGQAVN, encoded by the coding sequence ATGCAGCACCAGTACATCGAGCGGGATAGCGGCCAGATCGTCACGGAACGACTCCTGGCCGACGACATGATCAGGCTGCTCTACCACGGTGTGCGGGAGAACAGCGGCCGCCTCTTCGATCTGCTGATCAGCAGCCGTGCCTCACAGATCCTGGGAATGATCCAGTTCGACCGTCCGGTCCTGTCCCCCCGGACCTTGGCGGCCCGCTATGGCATCGATACCGATGAATTGCTGGAGCCTGCGGAGAAGCTTAATACCCTGCGCAAGCTGTTCGAACGCAGGATCAGATACGAAGCGTGCCGTCCCATGCCGGATGAGCGGGGAGCCGTCGTTTCGCCGGCCGACGCAAGGATCGTGATCGGCTCCCTGCGAGAAACGTCGCTGATCTTCCTCAAGGACAAGTTCTTTGGCTACGAGGAACTACTGGGGAGACAGAAAACGGATTGGGTCGGCGGATTCGAGAACGGCGATTTCGCGGTCTTCCGCCTGACCCCTGACAAGTACCACTACAACCACGCCCCCGTAGCGGGACGGGTGCTGGATTTCTACACCATCGACGGCGACTACCACTCCTGCAACCCCTCGGCCGTGGTCTGCATGGCCACCCCTTTTTCAAAGAACCGCAGGGTGGTGACCATCATCGACACGGATGTTCCCAACGGCACCAGCACGGGGCTGGTGGCAATGGTTGAAGTCGTGGCGCTGATGATCGGCGACATCGTTCAGGCCTACAGCAGCAGGGGGTATGAGTCGCCCCATTCCATGGAAATCGGCATGTTCGTCGAGAAGGGGCAGCCCAAGAGCCTCTACCGGCCGGGGAGCAGCACCGATATCCTGCTGTTCCAGCCGGGACGGATCAGGTTCTGCGAGGACCTGCTGTCGAACATGCGCCGCAGCGGGGTGTCGAGCCGCTTCAGCAGGGGCTTCGGGGCGCCGCTGGTGGAGACCGATATCAGGGTCAGGTCTTTGATCGGCCAGGCGGTGAATTGA
- a CDS encoding prolipoprotein diacylglyceryl transferase family protein encodes MNEALLLGGVSVLLVVYLRWGFAVLPREGWQIIAALPSGKSGPHHWQGTNLTWYGILTANAYLVAVTVFLALMGARGIPAGTSLLLALALLCICVPASRLVARVVEKKKHTFTVGGAVFVGILAAPPLVWFYNRAAAEAGATTIPVMAACAAMATAYCFGEGLGRLACISFGCCYGKPLSACSGWLRRLFSGRCFVFFGDTRKIAYAGGLEATEVIPVQALTAILFNVCGLACGALFLAGHFRASFLTAILTTQLWRSLSENLRADYRGEGSLSAYQIMGMLASVYALVTALIMGDDGGALPHLLRGLALLWSPRQILFLQCVWLVIFVYTGRSTVTGSTISFHVHRDRI; translated from the coding sequence ATGAATGAAGCGCTTCTGCTGGGGGGCGTCTCGGTGCTGCTGGTTGTGTACCTGAGGTGGGGGTTCGCGGTGCTGCCGCGGGAGGGGTGGCAGATTATCGCCGCCCTGCCCAGCGGGAAAAGCGGTCCCCACCACTGGCAGGGAACGAACCTGACCTGGTACGGCATTCTGACCGCCAACGCCTATCTGGTGGCCGTGACCGTATTCCTGGCGCTGATGGGGGCCAGGGGGATTCCGGCCGGCACCTCGCTGCTGCTGGCCCTGGCGCTCCTGTGCATCTGCGTGCCGGCCTCGCGCCTGGTGGCCCGCGTGGTGGAGAAGAAGAAACACACCTTCACGGTGGGGGGAGCGGTGTTTGTCGGCATCCTGGCGGCTCCCCCCCTGGTGTGGTTCTACAACCGGGCCGCTGCCGAAGCCGGTGCAACGACCATTCCGGTGATGGCCGCCTGCGCAGCCATGGCGACCGCCTATTGCTTCGGCGAGGGACTGGGGCGGCTTGCCTGCATCAGCTTCGGCTGCTGCTACGGCAAACCGCTTTCGGCCTGTTCCGGCTGGTTGCGCCGTCTGTTCAGCGGGCGATGTTTCGTCTTTTTCGGGGACACCAGGAAAATCGCCTATGCCGGGGGCCTGGAGGCAACTGAGGTCATCCCGGTCCAGGCCCTGACCGCCATACTGTTCAACGTCTGCGGACTTGCGTGCGGCGCGCTCTTCCTGGCCGGGCATTTCCGTGCCTCGTTCCTGACCGCCATCCTGACTACCCAACTCTGGCGCAGCCTGTCTGAGAACCTGAGGGCCGACTATCGTGGAGAGGGGAGTCTCTCCGCCTATCAGATCATGGGAATGCTGGCATCGGTATATGCCCTGGTGACGGCCCTCATCATGGGCGACGACGGGGGCGCGCTTCCCCACCTGCTCCGCGGACTGGCCTTGCTCTGGAGCCCACGGCAGATACTGTTCCTCCAGTGCGTCTGGCTGGTGATCTTCGTGTATACCGGCCGCAGCACGGTTACCGGATCAACCATCAGCTTTCATGTCCATCGGGACAGAATCTAA
- a CDS encoding zinc dependent phospholipase C family protein gives MAGPYAHLTLLHELVNSLDASPGAPLAEVASAVQTHFPFCALGGVSPDFPNLSQDPAGVAWSDAMHYVNSGEIITRGVPYVRSAPEEIRPKLLAWLLGYCAHVVCDLTIHPVVRIKVGVTPRTGADTASAR, from the coding sequence ATGGCCGGTCCCTATGCCCATCTCACGCTGCTTCATGAACTGGTAAACTCGTTGGACGCCTCTCCCGGAGCTCCCCTGGCCGAAGTCGCCTCGGCCGTCCAGACACACTTCCCTTTCTGCGCCCTGGGTGGGGTCAGTCCCGATTTTCCCAATCTGTCGCAGGACCCGGCCGGAGTCGCCTGGAGCGATGCCATGCACTACGTCAACAGCGGGGAGATCATTACCCGCGGCGTACCGTACGTAAGGAGTGCGCCTGAGGAGATTCGTCCCAAACTGCTGGCATGGCTTCTGGGCTACTGCGCCCACGTGGTATGCGACCTGACGATTCATCCAGTGGTACGCATCAAGGTGGGCGTTACACCGAGAACCGGCGCCGACACCGCATCTGCGAGATGA
- a CDS encoding UPF0182 family membrane protein: MIKNRFILILVIVALTVSLLSFLLAFCTDWLFFVETGFTSVFTTKLYAQAGSGLLFAGVLFAGTLLNLLLAGKAVFPTYATPREAGDFRPRLDEARRLVKPLGIPACAILALLVGQWGAMQWEKLLFFVNRVSVGTTDPVMGRDIGFYLFTLPLMETITAFAGFTLLTSLFLTVLVYTVRGGICLSERGVAIDGTVRRHLAILLLLLSCVIAAGFHLDCFRLLFSSNGIFHGAGYTDVHSRLPTYRILTILAPLAGTALAIGLWKGAWRMALLAPLAVIVLHVIGIRVYPGLLQKFKVAPNELALEAPYIRNNIALTRLGFDLDKIETIPFDVDTQLSSADIARNDATIKNIRLWDHAPLLKTYSQLQQIRTYYRFFDVDNDRYLVNGRYSQVMLSPRELSYADLPSRNWINERLIFTHGNGITFGPVSRISKEGLPEFFVKDIPAVSLADIRVTRPEIYFGELSNEYVIVRTRVPEFSYPTSSGNINTTYAGTGGVPMDSLAKRMLFAARFRTEKILLSSDITSQSSIIFNRNINERVRAVAPFLHFDDDPYMVVDDRGRLKWIIDAYTFSDRLPCSKPIKGGVNYMRNSVKAVVDAYDGTLAFYISDPHDVLIRVYDRMFPGLFRPISAMPDDLRRHVRYPHHFLQLQAAMYTAYHMTDPKVFYNKENLWQVPALGEKPMEPYYTIMKLPGETAEEYILLLPFTPSKRDNLAAWLTARSDGANYGKIRAYTFPRDRLIYGPKQIDARINQDSFISQQLTLWNQRGSEVIRGSLLVIPIEKSLLYVQPLFLAADKAGLPELKRVIVAFGDQVVMEENLEQALQRLFGGKRAPEPASSATAKDSTTSPALLAKEAMAAYEKAISQQRQGNWSGYGEELRRLEQILRRMAQ; the protein is encoded by the coding sequence ATGATTAAAAACAGGTTCATTCTCATCCTGGTTATTGTCGCCCTGACCGTCTCCCTGCTCTCATTCCTACTGGCTTTCTGCACCGACTGGCTCTTCTTCGTCGAGACCGGCTTCACATCCGTATTCACGACAAAGCTGTACGCCCAGGCAGGCAGCGGGCTGCTATTCGCCGGTGTGCTGTTCGCCGGTACGCTGCTCAACCTGCTCCTGGCGGGAAAAGCGGTTTTTCCCACATATGCAACGCCCAGGGAGGCGGGCGACTTCAGGCCACGGCTCGATGAAGCCCGGCGCCTTGTCAAGCCGTTGGGGATTCCGGCCTGCGCCATCCTGGCCCTGCTCGTCGGCCAGTGGGGCGCCATGCAGTGGGAGAAGCTGCTGTTCTTCGTCAACCGGGTCAGCGTCGGAACCACCGACCCGGTCATGGGTAGGGATATCGGCTTCTACCTGTTCACCCTCCCGCTCATGGAGACGATCACGGCATTCGCCGGCTTCACGCTGCTGACCTCGCTGTTCCTGACGGTCCTGGTCTACACTGTCCGCGGCGGCATCTGTCTGTCGGAACGGGGAGTGGCGATTGACGGTACGGTTCGCCGCCATCTGGCGATCCTGCTGCTGCTCCTGTCCTGCGTGATCGCCGCCGGCTTCCACCTGGATTGCTTCAGGCTGCTGTTTTCCAGCAACGGCATCTTCCACGGCGCGGGATACACGGACGTCCACTCCCGGCTGCCCACCTACAGGATCCTGACCATCCTGGCCCCACTGGCGGGAACCGCCCTTGCAATCGGGCTCTGGAAGGGGGCCTGGCGCATGGCCCTGCTGGCGCCACTGGCGGTAATCGTACTGCACGTCATCGGCATCCGGGTCTATCCGGGACTGTTGCAAAAATTCAAGGTAGCCCCCAACGAACTAGCCCTGGAAGCTCCTTACATCAGGAACAACATCGCCCTCACCCGCCTGGGCTTTGATCTTGACAAGATCGAAACCATCCCCTTCGATGTGGACACGCAACTGTCCAGCGCCGACATAGCCAGAAATGACGCCACCATCAAGAATATCCGTCTCTGGGACCATGCCCCGCTGCTCAAGACCTACAGCCAACTGCAGCAGATCAGGACCTATTACCGCTTCTTCGATGTGGACAATGACCGCTACCTGGTCAACGGCCGCTACAGCCAGGTCATGCTCTCCCCCCGCGAACTCTCCTACGCCGACCTGCCCAGCAGGAATTGGATCAACGAGCGCCTGATCTTCACCCACGGCAACGGCATCACCTTTGGCCCGGTCAGCCGGATCAGCAAGGAAGGACTGCCCGAATTCTTCGTCAAGGACATCCCCGCCGTGAGTCTGGCCGACATACGGGTAACCCGGCCGGAGATCTACTTCGGCGAACTGTCCAATGAATACGTGATCGTCAGGACCAGGGTGCCGGAATTCAGCTATCCGACCTCCTCCGGGAACATCAACACCACCTATGCCGGCACGGGTGGAGTCCCCATGGACTCCCTGGCCAAGAGGATGCTGTTTGCCGCCAGGTTCAGGACGGAGAAGATCCTGCTCTCCTCCGACATCACCAGCCAGAGCAGCATCATCTTCAACCGCAACATCAATGAACGGGTCAGGGCGGTGGCCCCCTTCCTGCATTTCGACGACGATCCCTACATGGTGGTGGACGACAGGGGCAGGCTCAAGTGGATCATCGATGCCTACACCTTCTCGGACCGGCTCCCCTGCTCAAAGCCGATCAAGGGGGGCGTCAACTACATGAGGAACTCCGTCAAGGCGGTTGTGGACGCCTATGACGGCACGCTCGCGTTCTACATCAGCGACCCCCATGACGTCCTGATCCGGGTCTATGACCGGATGTTTCCGGGGCTTTTCAGACCGATCTCGGCCATGCCGGACGACCTGCGCAGGCATGTGCGCTACCCGCACCATTTCCTCCAGCTCCAGGCGGCCATGTACACCGCCTACCACATGACCGACCCAAAGGTCTTCTACAACAAGGAGAATCTGTGGCAGGTTCCCGCCCTGGGCGAAAAACCGATGGAACCCTACTACACGATCATGAAGCTGCCGGGGGAAACGGCCGAGGAGTACATCCTGCTGCTCCCCTTTACCCCGTCCAAACGGGACAACCTGGCTGCCTGGCTCACTGCGCGCAGTGACGGGGCCAATTACGGCAAGATCCGGGCCTACACCTTCCCCCGCGACCGCCTGATCTACGGACCGAAACAGATCGACGCCCGCATCAACCAGGACTCATTCATATCCCAGCAGCTGACCCTCTGGAACCAGCGCGGCTCGGAGGTCATCCGGGGGAGCCTGCTGGTCATCCCGATCGAGAAGTCGCTGCTCTACGTTCAGCCATTGTTTCTGGCAGCCGACAAAGCCGGCCTGCCCGAACTGAAGCGGGTGATCGTCGCCTTCGGGGACCAGGTAGTCATGGAGGAGAATCTGGAACAGGCCCTGCAACGGCTCTTCGGCGGCAAACGGGCGCCCGAGCCCGCCAGCAGCGCCACCGCAAAGGATTCAACGACTTCTCCGGCCTTGCTGGCCAAAGAGGCCATGGCCGCCTATGAGAAGGCGATCAGCCAGCAGCGCCAGGGCAACTGGAGCGGCTACGGCGAGGAGCTGCGCAGACTGGAGCAAATCCTGAGGCGCATGGCGCAGTAA
- a CDS encoding phosphatase PAP2 family protein, producing the protein MTLVASFRDQITFWRFTVAWCLAFVFSIPVSVLFPSLGPAFYKPELFAHISNTFSAEVMKGLWKGYLSFKMDPYSTLVVRANGIVAMPSLHIALVYLSVVVLGTYSPRFRFVLYGFLVIFVCATVYLGWHYLSDGIVGMIVGWCAYKISMQWFQENLDHT; encoded by the coding sequence TTGACGCTTGTCGCTTCTTTCCGTGATCAGATTACTTTCTGGCGTTTTACGGTGGCCTGGTGTCTCGCCTTTGTATTTTCCATTCCAGTCTCAGTCCTTTTCCCATCTCTGGGGCCAGCATTTTATAAACCGGAGCTTTTTGCCCATATCAGCAACACTTTTTCCGCTGAAGTCATGAAAGGGCTGTGGAAAGGGTATCTCAGCTTCAAGATGGACCCGTACAGCACATTGGTGGTCAGGGCCAATGGAATCGTGGCAATGCCGAGTCTGCATATTGCGCTTGTGTATCTTTCCGTTGTTGTACTTGGAACGTATTCTCCCCGTTTCCGGTTTGTGCTGTATGGTTTTCTTGTCATATTTGTATGCGCAACGGTGTATCTCGGCTGGCATTATCTGTCGGACGGTATTGTGGGCATGATCGTGGGGTGGTGTGCCTACAAGATAAGTATGCAGTGGTTTCAGGAAAATCTTGATCATACGTAA
- a CDS encoding ATP-binding protein: MEELGKRLVVEGKISEQQLEQALERQKLHGGRIGQNLVALGFLTPEALESYFKKHPAPPVTVDDTEIDVSLLTDLIMKHILFMGEFRLADVAEKVKLPIKIVDAIMETLRRDKFVEVKGGAGYATVTYTFKITDTGKNRSTELFELCRYVGPAPVSLESYRRMIEHQSIKNIIISEENIDKAFAHMVIDESILKRLGPAICSGKSVFIYGPPGNGKTAIAESIGKILPNEVYIPYAITVGGQIINVYDPVNHVAVPPAVDAGFYDQRWVPIKRPVVMTGGELTLKMLDLDFNEVSKFYEAPLQMKANNGLFVMDDLGRQQIEPHQLLNRWIVPLDRRIDFISLNTGMKFQIPFDVLVVFSTNLEPAELIDDALLRRLRYKIKIDHPTEIQFESIFRRICAKYGVIFDREAFSFLVQECYVKNSVRFNACHPRDIVEHIVDIAHFYNCPPAMTRETVRAAWSNYFVDSRR; encoded by the coding sequence ATGGAAGAACTGGGAAAACGGCTTGTCGTAGAGGGCAAGATTTCCGAGCAGCAGCTTGAGCAGGCCCTGGAACGTCAGAAACTTCATGGCGGCAGGATCGGACAGAACCTGGTGGCGCTCGGTTTCCTCACCCCTGAAGCCCTTGAGAGTTACTTCAAGAAGCATCCCGCTCCTCCAGTGACGGTGGATGATACCGAAATTGACGTCTCCCTGTTGACCGACCTGATCATGAAGCACATCCTTTTCATGGGAGAGTTCCGACTGGCGGACGTGGCCGAAAAGGTGAAGCTGCCGATCAAGATCGTCGACGCCATCATGGAAACACTGCGCAGGGACAAGTTCGTGGAGGTCAAGGGGGGGGCGGGGTATGCCACTGTTACCTATACCTTCAAAATAACCGACACCGGAAAGAACCGGAGCACCGAACTGTTCGAACTATGCCGCTATGTGGGGCCGGCCCCGGTTTCCCTGGAGTCGTACCGGCGCATGATTGAGCACCAGAGCATCAAGAACATCATCATCAGCGAGGAGAACATCGACAAGGCATTCGCGCACATGGTCATCGACGAGAGTATCCTGAAGCGCCTTGGTCCGGCGATCTGCTCCGGAAAGTCCGTGTTTATCTACGGTCCTCCCGGCAATGGCAAGACAGCCATTGCCGAGTCGATCGGGAAGATCCTTCCCAACGAGGTCTACATTCCCTACGCCATAACCGTTGGGGGACAGATCATCAACGTCTATGATCCGGTCAATCATGTCGCGGTGCCACCGGCCGTGGATGCCGGTTTTTATGATCAGCGATGGGTTCCGATCAAGCGGCCGGTGGTCATGACCGGCGGCGAGCTGACCCTCAAGATGCTGGATCTGGACTTCAACGAGGTTTCCAAATTCTATGAGGCCCCCTTGCAGATGAAGGCCAACAACGGGCTTTTCGTCATGGACGATCTGGGGCGGCAGCAGATCGAGCCGCACCAGCTGCTCAATCGCTGGATCGTTCCCCTGGATCGGAGAATCGATTTCATTTCGTTGAATACCGGCATGAAATTCCAGATTCCCTTCGATGTGCTGGTGGTCTTCTCCACCAACCTGGAGCCTGCTGAGCTGATTGACGATGCCCTGTTGCGCAGGCTCAGGTACAAGATCAAGATCGATCACCCCACGGAAATCCAGTTCGAAAGCATATTCAGGCGTATCTGCGCGAAGTATGGCGTCATATTTGACCGGGAGGCGTTCAGCTTTCTCGTCCAGGAGTGTTACGTTAAGAACAGCGTGAGGTTTAACGCCTGCCATCCCCGCGATATCGTCGAGCATATCGTCGATATTGCCCATTTCTACAACTGTCCGCCTGCGATGACACGCGAGACTGTCCGGGCTGCGTGGAGCAACTACTTCGTGGATTCGAGACGGTAA
- a CDS encoding dolichyl-phosphate beta-glucosyltransferase, whose amino-acid sequence MISVVIAAYNEERRLPDTLSRIAAYLNRQGVSFEIIVVDDGSTDRTCEVSRHISACIPTVSIIRYEKNRGKGYALRTGVLSSRGDMVLLTDADLSTPIEELSRLSPLLEHEEFDVAIGSRALELSRIVRRQPWWRQGMGRIFNRVVRMFVLDGFGDTQCGFKLFRGSVARDLFGSARINRFAFDVEILALALKRCYRVVEVPITWANSPASTVHPLLDSLRMLRDLVRIRMALRGGQRQVAVPVMSMRANGKCCLARSHG is encoded by the coding sequence ATGATTTCAGTCGTTATTGCGGCATATAACGAGGAGCGGCGGCTTCCCGATACATTGAGCAGGATTGCGGCGTATTTGAACCGCCAGGGGGTGTCGTTCGAAATAATCGTCGTGGACGATGGCAGCACTGACCGTACCTGTGAGGTTTCACGGCATATCTCCGCTTGCATTCCCACCGTTTCGATCATCAGGTACGAGAAAAACAGGGGCAAGGGGTACGCGCTTCGGACCGGCGTTCTGTCATCGCGAGGAGATATGGTGCTTCTTACGGACGCAGATCTCTCCACGCCGATCGAAGAATTGTCCCGGTTGTCACCCTTGCTGGAGCACGAGGAGTTTGATGTAGCAATCGGTAGCCGTGCCCTTGAACTGAGCCGGATCGTCAGGAGGCAGCCCTGGTGGAGGCAAGGCATGGGACGAATCTTCAACAGGGTTGTCCGCATGTTCGTTCTGGACGGCTTCGGTGACACCCAATGCGGATTCAAACTGTTTCGGGGCAGCGTGGCGCGGGATCTGTTTGGAAGTGCGCGAATCAACCGCTTCGCCTTTGACGTGGAGATCCTAGCGCTGGCATTGAAGCGCTGCTACCGTGTGGTCGAGGTACCCATCACCTGGGCCAACTCACCCGCATCCACGGTACATCCATTGCTGGATTCCTTGCGTATGCTGAGGGATCTCGTCAGGATCCGGATGGCACTCAGGGGGGGGCAGCGACAGGTTGCCGTGCCGGTGATGTCGATGAGGGCGAACGGGAAGTGTTGCCTTGCGCGAAGTCACGGATAA